A section of the Dehalobacter sp. DCM genome encodes:
- a CDS encoding MFS transporter codes for MSQQEIGKPHYSPLVKLSVLCIMLLQYLQTMTSPATGAMFQYFKQFGYTSLDIKQIQTIPTLVMIISTLAIVPLAKKMKKKNVLKIALALIFFGGIIPAFGPDNLMFIYGCRVIFGLGYGMVYALGSSFIIDLFSGQEQKQMMGWKTSAGAIGGFIFQTVGGLLAAMYWKYAFLGFLLALPFIALILWKCPDPSALEQAQYSEEKPKAPVIGRHWFVIILAIINVMVFSSFMINMPIVIMAQKLGTPNTIALVMNIFTIGIFLGSFTYGWMTKVMKRYDIPITVLVYAIVLLILPRFVSLPMYMFCALLFGWAFGTYNPSVVLALSRQGSPLAVTSAVAIFVAGQGLGQFLQPYFLLITGPLGLNAAWGELAPWVFAGPTLLVFAIISFIWVTVVTNKKFPYAADLKAAAK; via the coding sequence ATGTCACAACAAGAAATTGGCAAACCGCATTATAGTCCCTTAGTCAAGCTTTCGGTTTTATGCATTATGCTGCTTCAGTATTTGCAAACGATGACTAGCCCAGCTACAGGCGCTATGTTCCAATACTTCAAACAATTTGGCTATACTTCTTTGGACATTAAGCAAATTCAGACAATACCGACCTTAGTAATGATTATTTCAACACTGGCGATTGTTCCGCTAGCTAAGAAAATGAAAAAGAAAAATGTTCTGAAAATAGCTCTTGCTCTTATTTTCTTTGGCGGGATCATTCCGGCTTTCGGACCAGATAACCTGATGTTCATCTATGGTTGCCGTGTTATCTTCGGTTTAGGTTATGGTATGGTTTACGCACTGGGTTCATCTTTCATTATTGATCTGTTCAGCGGACAAGAACAGAAACAAATGATGGGATGGAAGACTTCAGCCGGTGCTATCGGCGGATTTATATTCCAAACTGTCGGCGGTCTGTTAGCAGCAATGTACTGGAAATATGCGTTCCTCGGATTCCTTCTCGCTTTGCCGTTCATTGCGCTCATTCTCTGGAAATGCCCGGATCCGTCAGCACTGGAACAGGCGCAGTATAGTGAAGAGAAACCGAAAGCGCCGGTTATCGGCAGACATTGGTTTGTTATCATTCTGGCAATTATCAACGTCATGGTTTTCTCCAGTTTCATGATTAATATGCCGATCGTCATTATGGCGCAAAAACTGGGCACTCCGAATACGATCGCACTGGTTATGAATATTTTTACAATAGGAATCTTCCTGGGCAGCTTTACTTACGGATGGATGACAAAAGTCATGAAACGTTACGATATTCCGATTACCGTCCTGGTATATGCTATCGTCCTTCTTATCCTGCCACGGTTTGTATCACTTCCGATGTATATGTTCTGCGCGCTGTTGTTCGGTTGGGCGTTCGGTACCTACAACCCAAGCGTTGTTTTAGCCCTGTCCCGTCAAGGAAGTCCTCTGGCAGTTACTTCCGCAGTCGCTATCTTTGTTGCCGGGCAAGGTCTTGGGCAGTTCCTGCAGCCATATTTTCTGTTAATAACCGGTCCGCTTGGACTGAATGCGGCTTGGGGCGAACTCGCTCCTTGGGTATTTGCCGGCCCAACATTGCTTGTCTTCGCGATCATCAGCTTCATTTGGGTGACCGTAGTCACAAACAAAAAATTCCCATATGCTGCTGACCTGAAAGCAGCTGCAAAATAA
- a CDS encoding nucleoside recognition domain-containing protein, translated as MVNLIWLIMLLCGILVAAANGTIDQVTESALNAAELGIEVAIQLMGVMALWLGIMHIAEKAGLIQSLSKFCAPAVRRLFPSLKADSPAFGPIIMNLCANILGLGNAATPFGLKAMQELQKENTEPDTASPAMITFLALNTSCITIIPATIIAVRMKAGSANPVEIIGTTIFATGCAMTAAIIADSFFRRRKKR; from the coding sequence ATGGTAAATCTGATTTGGCTTATCATGCTATTATGCGGTATTCTCGTTGCGGCCGCCAACGGAACAATTGACCAGGTCACCGAATCAGCCTTGAATGCGGCGGAACTGGGTATCGAAGTTGCCATTCAACTTATGGGCGTTATGGCTTTATGGCTGGGTATCATGCATATTGCTGAAAAAGCCGGGCTCATCCAAAGTCTGTCCAAATTTTGTGCTCCCGCAGTGAGGCGGCTTTTCCCGTCACTGAAAGCAGACAGTCCGGCTTTTGGACCGATTATTATGAATCTGTGCGCCAATATACTGGGTTTAGGTAATGCAGCGACACCATTTGGCTTAAAAGCGATGCAGGAACTGCAGAAAGAAAACACCGAGCCCGATACCGCGAGTCCGGCAATGATCACCTTTCTTGCCCTGAATACTTCATGCATTACGATTATCCCGGCAACAATTATAGCCGTGAGGATGAAGGCCGGCTCCGCCAATCCGGTGGAGATTATCGGAACGACGATCTTTGCTACAGGCTGTGCCATGACGGCGGCTATCATCGCTGATTCCTTCTTCCGCAGGAGGAAAAAACGATGA
- a CDS encoding DUF2953 domain-containing protein, giving the protein MRILALLTAFIVMMLLFAILTIRLNLQSMTKGLNTVIDLDFRLLFFRSRISITIPEDLIIGGLSNLVLNLAMDMMQGTGRCQPTDKAKGRKRYGILKHVSRETLRHYIVSFSAFLRLKRCLQVIVRAFYQKIKIHWLQVDIELGGRDAAETGILSGLFWSMFGYAAGNIAKGGLAEKDHIQFQVIPDFAQIKFISRINCILTTRISHIIFIVYQFVHLMIKNRRNQRYGGTSY; this is encoded by the coding sequence GTGCGTATACTGGCTTTACTTACAGCCTTTATTGTGATGATGCTCCTTTTTGCCATATTAACGATCCGTCTGAATTTGCAGAGCATGACAAAGGGATTAAACACTGTCATCGATCTGGATTTCCGTCTTCTCTTTTTTCGATCCCGGATCAGCATCACGATCCCTGAAGACCTAATAATCGGCGGATTATCCAACTTGGTACTCAATCTGGCAATGGATATGATGCAAGGGACTGGGCGGTGTCAGCCGACTGATAAAGCAAAAGGCAGGAAACGTTACGGGATTCTAAAACACGTTAGTCGGGAAACTCTGCGCCATTATATTGTGTCTTTTTCTGCTTTTTTACGCTTAAAACGATGTCTGCAGGTAATAGTTCGGGCTTTTTATCAAAAAATCAAAATCCATTGGTTGCAGGTTGATATTGAACTGGGGGGGAGGGATGCAGCTGAAACTGGTATACTGTCAGGATTATTCTGGAGTATGTTTGGGTATGCGGCAGGCAATATAGCAAAAGGGGGATTGGCAGAGAAAGATCATATCCAATTTCAGGTGATTCCCGATTTTGCTCAAATAAAATTTATATCACGGATAAATTGTATATTAACGACAAGAATAAGCCATATTATTTTTATCGTCTATCAATTCGTGCATTTGATGATTAAAAACAGGAGGAATCAGCGTTATGGAGGAACATCCTATTGA
- the cls gene encoding cardiolipin synthase, translating to MNLPLTLTSSYAIAILYVINILLAFTIIFLERRNPISTLAWILVLFVLPGIGAFLYFMLSQNLTRKKMFQLGAEENLIHTSLINKEIADIRSGEMALNDASLDNYKDMILMHLTQSKAYYSQDNAVCIYTDGRKKFEELFLAFSEAKNHIHVQYFIIKRDSLGKQLIKILTKKALEGVEVRLLIDALGNQLRQTDLEPLLAAGGKVKIFFPSYLSYINLRLNYRNHRKLAIIDGKIGFIGGFNIGNEYIGLKAKMGYWRDTHLKITGSAVLSIQSRFLLDWKAASGDKIRYSEKYYPPPSIKGSCGIQIVSSGPDSPYEEIKQGYIKMIHAARKSIVIQTPYFVPDASIQEALKIAAISGVDVKIMIPNKPDHMFVYWATYSFVGDLLGAGVKVYIYNRGFLHSKTIVVDEKIASVGTANFDIRSFKLNFEVNAFLYDVNISQILHQAFVDDMLSSEELTLEKYMKRSILIKFKESISRLMAPVL from the coding sequence ATGAATTTACCATTGACATTAACAAGCTCCTATGCGATAGCCATTTTATACGTCATCAACATATTACTGGCATTTACGATCATTTTTTTAGAAAGACGAAACCCCATTTCTACGTTAGCCTGGATCCTTGTACTGTTTGTATTGCCTGGTATTGGTGCATTTTTATATTTTATGTTGTCACAGAACCTGACAAGAAAAAAAATGTTCCAGCTGGGTGCTGAAGAAAACCTTATCCATACGTCGCTAATTAATAAAGAAATTGCCGATATACGTTCAGGGGAAATGGCCTTAAACGACGCAAGTCTGGATAATTATAAGGATATGATCCTGATGCATCTGACCCAAAGCAAAGCCTACTATTCTCAGGATAACGCTGTGTGTATCTATACGGATGGACGTAAAAAATTCGAAGAATTGTTCCTGGCGTTTTCTGAGGCCAAGAATCATATCCATGTCCAATACTTTATCATTAAACGCGACTCCTTAGGGAAACAACTCATAAAAATACTCACTAAGAAAGCATTGGAAGGTGTCGAAGTCAGGTTGCTTATCGATGCTCTGGGAAATCAGCTCAGGCAGACGGACCTGGAACCTTTGCTCGCCGCCGGCGGTAAAGTAAAGATATTTTTTCCATCTTATCTGAGCTATATTAATCTGAGGCTTAATTACCGTAATCATCGAAAACTCGCTATCATCGATGGTAAAATCGGATTTATCGGCGGCTTCAATATTGGTAATGAGTATATCGGCCTCAAGGCTAAAATGGGCTATTGGCGGGATACGCATTTAAAAATAACCGGCTCAGCTGTATTAAGTATCCAGTCCCGTTTCCTTTTGGATTGGAAAGCCGCTTCAGGAGATAAAATCCGCTATTCAGAAAAGTATTATCCCCCACCGTCGATCAAAGGTTCTTGCGGTATTCAGATTGTATCTTCCGGTCCGGACTCCCCTTACGAAGAAATTAAACAGGGCTATATCAAAATGATCCACGCGGCTAGGAAATCTATCGTGATTCAAACGCCGTACTTTGTCCCCGATGCCAGTATTCAAGAAGCTTTAAAAATAGCGGCGATTTCCGGAGTCGATGTGAAAATCATGATACCGAACAAACCGGATCATATGTTTGTTTATTGGGCCACATATTCCTTTGTTGGCGATCTGCTGGGAGCAGGCGTAAAAGTATACATTTATAATCGCGGATTCCTGCATTCGAAAACTATTGTTGTGGATGAAAAAATTGCTTCAGTGGGAACAGCCAATTTTGATATCCGAAGTTTCAAACTGAATTTTGAGGTCAATGCCTTTTTGTATGATGTTAATATTTCCCAAATACTTCATCAGGCCTTTGTCGATGACATGCTCTCCAGTGAAGAGCTGACCCTGGAAAAGTATATGAAAAGATCGATTCTCATCAAATTCAAAGAATCGATCTCCAGACTCATGGCTCCTGTCTTATAA
- a CDS encoding Fur family transcriptional regulator codes for MAKDFNQILKEKGYKFTTQRQYVFDVVTENQGSHLNSQEIFECVRNKYPDIGVATVYRTLGLLEDMGLIYGVDFNDGYRRYDIVKDPEAHRHHHLICLECGSIQEVEEDLLGAIEENIQKNNKFKVVNHRVKFYGYCDVCQKKMDTNRL; via the coding sequence ATGGCAAAAGATTTTAATCAAATCCTCAAAGAAAAAGGCTATAAGTTTACCACGCAACGACAATACGTTTTCGATGTTGTTACCGAAAATCAGGGGAGTCATTTAAACAGTCAAGAAATCTTTGAGTGTGTTCGTAATAAATACCCTGATATTGGCGTTGCCACCGTTTACCGAACCTTAGGCCTGTTAGAGGATATGGGGCTTATTTATGGCGTTGATTTTAATGACGGTTATCGGCGATATGACATTGTTAAAGACCCGGAGGCTCATCGGCATCACCATTTAATTTGTCTCGAGTGCGGTTCAATCCAGGAAGTTGAAGAGGACCTGCTTGGTGCTATAGAAGAAAATATCCAAAAAAATAATAAGTTTAAGGTGGTTAACCACCGCGTCAAGTTTTATGGTTATTGTGATGTTTGTCAGAAAAAAATGGATACAAACAGACTGTGA
- a CDS encoding 4Fe-4S dicluster domain-containing protein: MANKDDKTYGILIDYTFCTGCHSCEVACKKHLDLEKGQFGIQLTEIGPWKVNEDKWEWTYMPVITQLCDLCQDRVEMGKMPVCVQTCQAWCMYHGTVDELKEKMNGKTRMVLVTPQQ; the protein is encoded by the coding sequence ATGGCAAATAAAGACGATAAAACATACGGCATCCTGATCGATTACACCTTTTGCACCGGCTGCCACAGCTGTGAAGTCGCCTGCAAAAAACATCTCGATCTGGAAAAGGGACAGTTCGGAATCCAACTAACGGAAATTGGTCCTTGGAAAGTTAACGAAGACAAATGGGAATGGACCTATATGCCGGTCATCACCCAGCTCTGTGATCTTTGTCAAGACCGTGTTGAAATGGGAAAAATGCCTGTTTGCGTTCAAACGTGTCAAGCTTGGTGCATGTATCACGGTACTGTAGACGAATTAAAAGAAAAAATGAACGGAAAGACAAGAATGGTTCTGGTTACACCGCAGCAGTAA
- a CDS encoding molybdopterin-dependent oxidoreductase: MADYKEFLSKLNRKAYHDGEWQWQEGEYTVTRSTQYTAPGCHNSCGILLYTKDGKLEKVEGDPLNPFNNGKLCMRCENLVEAVNHPDRLKYPMKRVGERGENKWERISWDEAYETIVNKVNYYKQTYGPECIVGVHGTGRNINWQIPMLFNAGVQTPNISTLFFTGFACYLPRIVGSTAVNGDYMIADASVGHEDRYANPEWKVPGCIIVWGNEPLKSNADGFLGHWLVQCVQMGSKIVSIDPRLTWWGARADIWLPLRPGTDAALAIGLLNVVIEEDLYDHEFVEKWTYGFDELAQRVKEYPVDKVAEICGLKPEKIREAARLFATSKPACVQWGLAFEQQISCTALILAVCDLCGITGNVDVPGGMILVRHAFNAHRHYNCGEEFTLPDVAKKKLNGAAKGIAENSIVPHADSDVILRAMEDGVPYQIRMLWIQSSNSIACPAMDAPRALEAMKKMEFIIVADPFMTPTAVAVADIVLPVGMGPERNSLRNWWTPLRAQSKVSSYYEAKGDEEIVVEFGKRLNPKAFPFENDVDLLNWYIGMDGDYEGTFEDLRAKTWEYWDWDGTYYKYEKGLLREDGEPGFNTPTGKLELTPMMYFDWGLDTVPFHIEPPESPVSRPDMYKEYPLILTTGARSHEFFHSEHRQMPTMREFHPDPLVTMHPDVAKEYGIKEGDWVWIENERGRCKQKATITEGINPKVVSAEHGWWFPEQDPVNLYGVFDSNVNNLTQQEVKGQGGIGSPIKSSLCKIYKVEEGVNDLVSPTEQVIKLGGFKHGK, translated from the coding sequence ATGGCGGATTATAAAGAGTTTTTAAGTAAGCTGAACCGTAAAGCTTACCATGACGGTGAATGGCAGTGGCAGGAAGGAGAGTATACAGTGACCCGCTCGACGCAGTATACGGCTCCGGGCTGTCATAATTCCTGCGGCATATTGCTGTATACGAAAGACGGTAAATTGGAGAAAGTGGAAGGAGACCCCCTCAATCCTTTTAATAACGGAAAACTGTGTATGCGGTGTGAAAACCTTGTCGAGGCTGTCAACCACCCTGACCGCTTGAAATACCCCATGAAAAGGGTAGGGGAACGCGGAGAAAACAAATGGGAGCGAATCTCATGGGATGAAGCATATGAAACCATTGTTAATAAAGTCAATTACTATAAGCAAACCTACGGCCCGGAATGTATTGTAGGCGTTCACGGCACTGGCCGTAACATAAACTGGCAGATCCCTATGCTCTTTAACGCCGGCGTTCAGACACCGAATATTTCAACGCTGTTCTTTACCGGATTTGCTTGCTATCTGCCGAGAATCGTCGGCAGCACGGCGGTCAACGGAGACTATATGATTGCTGACGCATCGGTTGGACATGAAGACCGTTATGCCAACCCGGAGTGGAAAGTACCCGGATGTATCATTGTTTGGGGAAATGAACCGCTGAAGAGCAATGCGGATGGATTTCTCGGACATTGGCTTGTTCAATGCGTACAAATGGGAAGTAAAATCGTATCCATCGACCCCAGATTAACCTGGTGGGGAGCACGTGCCGATATTTGGCTTCCGCTCCGTCCCGGCACGGATGCGGCCCTGGCCATCGGTCTGCTGAATGTCGTCATTGAAGAAGATCTTTATGACCATGAATTTGTGGAAAAATGGACTTATGGTTTTGATGAACTTGCCCAAAGAGTAAAAGAATATCCTGTGGATAAAGTGGCTGAAATCTGCGGTCTGAAACCGGAAAAAATCAGAGAAGCAGCCCGCTTATTTGCTACGTCGAAGCCGGCATGCGTTCAATGGGGACTGGCCTTTGAACAGCAGATTTCTTGTACGGCTCTTATTTTGGCTGTTTGTGATCTTTGTGGAATCACCGGTAATGTGGATGTTCCCGGCGGCATGATCTTGGTCCGCCACGCCTTCAATGCTCATCGCCACTACAACTGCGGCGAAGAATTTACGCTTCCCGATGTAGCGAAGAAGAAACTTAACGGGGCTGCTAAAGGGATCGCGGAAAACAGCATCGTACCGCATGCTGATTCCGACGTCATCCTGCGTGCCATGGAAGATGGCGTTCCGTATCAGATCCGGATGCTTTGGATCCAAAGCAGTAACTCGATTGCCTGCCCGGCAATGGATGCACCGCGTGCGCTTGAGGCAATGAAAAAAATGGAATTCATCATTGTTGCCGACCCGTTCATGACTCCGACAGCCGTGGCTGTCGCCGATATCGTTCTGCCGGTCGGTATGGGACCGGAACGCAACAGCTTGAGAAACTGGTGGACACCACTCAGAGCACAGAGCAAAGTCAGCAGTTATTATGAAGCGAAAGGCGATGAAGAAATCGTCGTCGAATTTGGCAAGCGACTGAATCCGAAAGCCTTCCCGTTTGAGAATGATGTTGATTTGTTAAACTGGTACATCGGAATGGACGGCGACTACGAAGGTACATTCGAGGACCTGCGGGCGAAAACCTGGGAGTACTGGGATTGGGATGGCACTTACTATAAATATGAAAAAGGGCTATTGCGCGAAGACGGCGAGCCTGGATTCAATACACCCACCGGTAAGCTGGAGCTTACGCCAATGATGTATTTCGATTGGGGACTTGATACCGTGCCCTTCCATATTGAACCGCCGGAAAGCCCGGTATCACGACCGGATATGTATAAGGAGTACCCGCTGATTTTGACAACGGGCGCCCGTTCCCATGAATTCTTCCATTCCGAGCATCGCCAGATGCCGACCATGCGTGAATTTCACCCGGATCCGTTGGTCACGATGCATCCCGATGTTGCAAAAGAATATGGCATTAAGGAAGGCGACTGGGTTTGGATTGAAAATGAGCGCGGACGTTGTAAACAAAAAGCAACCATTACCGAGGGCATCAATCCCAAAGTCGTCAGTGCCGAGCATGGCTGGTGGTTCCCGGAACAGGATCCGGTTAATCTTTACGGTGTTTTTGACAGCAATGTCAATAATCTGACCCAACAGGAAGTAAAAGGACAGGGCGGGATTGGATCGCCGATCAAGAGCAGTCTGTGCAAGATATATAAAGTGGAGGAAGGGGTCAATGACCTCGTGTCACCGACAGAACAAGTGATTAAGCTGGGAGGTTTTAAACATGGCAAATAA
- the ytfJ gene encoding GerW family sporulation protein encodes MEEHPIENLMQTAMDSIQKMINVNTVIGDPVETPNGSVIIPVSRVSCGFAAGGSEFSSAECEEAEDKKDEGSSKMPFGGGSGGGVSVKPVGFLVVSKDHVRLLPVEGNVIADRLIDEMPNLMDKFSQVFSKRRYHRESCEDRL; translated from the coding sequence ATGGAGGAACATCCTATTGAGAATCTCATGCAAACAGCAATGGATAGTATCCAAAAAATGATAAATGTTAACACGGTCATTGGTGATCCTGTGGAGACACCGAATGGTTCAGTCATTATTCCCGTTTCCAGGGTATCCTGCGGTTTTGCCGCAGGTGGCAGTGAATTTTCTTCTGCGGAATGCGAAGAAGCGGAAGACAAGAAAGATGAAGGCAGCTCAAAAATGCCGTTCGGCGGCGGCAGCGGCGGCGGTGTATCTGTCAAACCGGTTGGATTTCTGGTGGTCAGTAAAGACCATGTGCGCTTGCTGCCTGTAGAAGGGAATGTTATCGCTGACCGATTAATTGATGAAATGCCTAACTTGATGGATAAGTTCTCCCAGGTATTTAGTAAAAGGCGGTATCATCGCGAAAGCTGTGAAGACAGATTGTAA
- a CDS encoding sigma-54 interaction domain-containing protein encodes MVNHPSHYYASKEYWEEVERCKRQFVDKGENPLASGVVRKEIAESWMRSKQYGVKLDTNHLNYSLSEAELLKMKEKNKLLLDLSMPLIQNFLDLAAASGHSLELFDPNGVFLSGIHIDITKTNVKGTIWNEKTTGTTSHTMAISQKKPYQIIGPENYLEILHNTISTSAPIINGDGMVLGALALVQVFPEKPWKKDIAEMYSQALGWVTSLVMAIEKQIELHRNSESLRVVNDVLNTTLEFIDEGIVSIESDGSIIRANKEAGRILHCGNNSLDGRNIFEYFNKNTRIKEYVIGKRNAEFLEENVKCGHDEKPYLVSIKPVIRQDNDSSDITILRLVNTDKINALVTNRTGAVAKFNFNDIVGESESMNRAKRLAHRFAGSQENVLLLGESGTGKEIFAQAMHNQYRPNGPFIAVNCAAMPRNLIESELFGYEAGAFTGAEKHGRPGKIELANGGTLFLDEIGDMPYELQAVLLRVLQDKMVMRLGGNKYRQVNFRLIAATNQDLLTMIKDKVFREDLYFRLSVLNIEIPPLRERGNDIFLLTEYFIRQYSQRMGWKVSGITEAAKSKLLKYDWPGNVRQLENAIIYAVNVAEEQDIDLSHLPKELQLMAEDKAGVVVSANEMQDTQDGSDSAEDPMFSMKESEKQVLLRTMSKSGYNIGVAANFLGISKTTLYRKLKEHKISTKYPR; translated from the coding sequence ATGGTAAACCATCCCTCACATTATTATGCCTCGAAAGAATATTGGGAAGAGGTAGAGCGGTGTAAGCGGCAATTTGTAGACAAGGGTGAAAATCCTCTGGCTAGCGGTGTCGTCAGAAAAGAAATTGCCGAATCCTGGATGCGATCCAAACAGTACGGAGTAAAACTGGATACAAATCATTTGAATTACTCGCTGAGCGAAGCTGAACTATTAAAAATGAAAGAAAAAAACAAATTACTATTGGATCTTTCAATGCCGCTGATCCAAAACTTCTTGGATCTGGCAGCTGCATCCGGACATTCATTAGAATTATTTGATCCAAATGGCGTGTTCCTTTCTGGCATTCACATTGATATCACCAAGACTAATGTCAAAGGTACGATTTGGAACGAAAAGACAACAGGAACAACTTCGCACACAATGGCTATTAGCCAGAAGAAACCATACCAAATTATTGGACCGGAAAATTATTTGGAAATATTACATAATACCATCAGTACGTCTGCCCCGATCATTAACGGAGACGGTATGGTGTTGGGCGCCCTCGCTCTCGTCCAAGTATTCCCGGAAAAGCCCTGGAAAAAGGATATCGCAGAAATGTACTCTCAGGCTTTGGGCTGGGTTACTTCGTTAGTCATGGCAATAGAAAAACAGATAGAACTTCATAGAAACTCGGAATCATTGCGCGTCGTTAACGATGTTTTAAATACAACTCTTGAGTTTATTGATGAAGGCATCGTGTCGATTGAATCTGACGGCAGTATCATCCGGGCTAACAAAGAAGCAGGAAGGATTCTTCACTGCGGCAATAATTCCTTAGACGGACGAAATATCTTTGAGTATTTTAACAAGAACACACGGATCAAAGAGTATGTCATTGGCAAAAGGAACGCAGAATTTCTGGAGGAGAACGTGAAGTGCGGTCATGATGAAAAGCCGTACCTTGTCAGTATTAAACCGGTTATCCGGCAGGATAATGACAGCTCCGACATTACCATTTTGCGCCTGGTCAATACGGATAAGATCAATGCATTAGTTACCAATCGGACGGGTGCTGTAGCCAAATTTAATTTTAATGATATTGTCGGCGAAAGCGAAAGTATGAATAGAGCGAAAAGACTGGCACATCGATTTGCCGGGTCACAGGAAAATGTGCTTCTTCTCGGAGAGAGTGGTACAGGTAAAGAAATCTTTGCGCAAGCGATGCACAATCAGTACCGGCCAAATGGACCATTTATTGCCGTAAACTGTGCGGCAATGCCAAGAAACTTAATTGAAAGTGAGCTATTTGGCTACGAAGCAGGCGCATTTACCGGTGCTGAAAAACATGGCCGCCCGGGAAAAATCGAATTGGCAAACGGTGGGACTCTTTTCTTGGATGAAATAGGGGACATGCCTTATGAACTCCAAGCTGTTCTTTTACGCGTATTGCAGGATAAAATGGTCATGCGGCTGGGAGGAAATAAATACCGGCAGGTTAACTTCAGGCTCATTGCGGCAACGAATCAAGATTTGCTAACGATGATAAAGGATAAGGTATTTCGTGAAGATCTTTATTTCCGTTTATCTGTTTTAAATATTGAAATTCCGCCATTAAGAGAGAGAGGAAATGACATCTTTCTTTTGACCGAATACTTTATACGGCAGTATTCACAAAGAATGGGCTGGAAAGTGTCCGGTATCACAGAAGCAGCCAAGTCCAAATTATTAAAATATGATTGGCCGGGAAATGTCCGACAGTTGGAAAATGCGATTATTTATGCGGTCAACGTAGCAGAGGAGCAGGACATCGATTTGAGTCATCTGCCAAAAGAATTACAGCTTATGGCAGAGGATAAAGCAGGTGTAGTGGTTTCAGCCAATGAAATGCAAGACACTCAAGATGGATCGGACAGTGCCGAAGACCCCATGTTTTCGATGAAAGAATCAGAAAAACAAGTTCTCTTGCGGACAATGTCCAAGTCGGGATATAATATCGGCGTTGCAGCCAATTTCTTGGGAATCAGTAAAACGACACTTTACAGAAAACTCAAGGAACATAAAATCAGTACTAAATATCCGCGGTAA
- a CDS encoding HD domain-containing protein, translating to MKYDAFFLEIAAPIIEHEEYQKMKGIRHHHGSVYEHSLSVAYLAYRIAVRLKLDVISTIRGALLHDFYLYKFKKRDKYNLLMESFRHSRNHPKIACANARKYFDLNKKEQDIISNHMFPVGLPRSSEAWVTTLADKSLAIAEYSIRMYRYAYLKVGIRAAEETA from the coding sequence TTGAAGTACGACGCATTTTTTTTGGAAATAGCAGCACCAATTATCGAACATGAAGAGTACCAAAAGATGAAAGGAATCCGCCATCATCATGGTTCAGTCTACGAACACTCTTTAAGCGTGGCGTATTTAGCATATAGGATTGCTGTCAGATTGAAGCTCGATGTCATCTCAACGATAAGAGGCGCTTTGCTGCACGATTTTTATTTATACAAGTTTAAGAAAAGAGATAAGTATAACTTGTTAATGGAAAGCTTCAGACATTCGCGAAATCATCCGAAAATTGCCTGTGCGAATGCCCGAAAATATTTCGACCTTAACAAAAAAGAACAGGATATTATCAGTAACCATATGTTTCCTGTCGGGCTGCCAAGAAGTTCGGAAGCCTGGGTGACAACGCTTGCAGATAAGAGCCTGGCAATAGCCGAATACTCGATTCGGATGTATCGGTATGCTTATCTGAAAGTTGGAATTCGCGCCGCAGAGGAAACTGCTTAA
- the ybaK gene encoding Cys-tRNA(Pro) deacylase gives MALNQKTNVVRILEAKQITHQVYEYSVEDQRLDAVSVAQKVGFDPERVFKTLVTIGKTTGINVFVVPGNCELNLKKAAEAAGDKHIEMVKSKELLPLTGYIHGGCSPIGMKKDYRTFLEEMAAEYNDIIISAGKIGMQVRLSPLDLLSLTAGTLADLV, from the coding sequence ATGGCATTGAATCAGAAGACAAATGTAGTTAGAATACTGGAAGCAAAACAAATCACACATCAGGTTTATGAATACTCAGTGGAAGATCAACGGTTGGACGCTGTGTCTGTGGCACAGAAGGTAGGGTTTGATCCGGAACGCGTCTTTAAAACATTAGTCACCATTGGTAAAACCACGGGAATTAATGTGTTTGTTGTGCCGGGGAACTGTGAATTAAATTTAAAAAAAGCTGCAGAAGCAGCTGGGGATAAACATATTGAGATGGTAAAATCAAAAGAGCTTTTGCCGTTGACGGGCTATATCCATGGCGGGTGTTCACCGATCGGTATGAAGAAGGACTATCGGACTTTTCTTGAGGAAATGGCTGCCGAATATAATGACATAATTATAAGCGCCGGAAAAATCGGCATGCAAGTCAGACTTTCTCCGCTTGACCTTTTGAGCTTAACGGCGGGGACATTAGCAGATTTAGTCTAA